From a region of the Dictyostelium discoideum AX4 chromosome 2 chromosome, whole genome shotgun sequence genome:
- the ndufs4 gene encoding ETC complex I subunit conserved family protein (Similar to ubiquinone): MLKKFLISSIVKPTFQSRIIASTTLNGGAGRATFCSVNSINPNPTASQIKVDQEDLEVGEHLVIDDPNQQHIKSFLNGVEFNGKSVNIYRPSRNTMQTGTLRTKKWVIELPFNPKWNDRLMGWWASKDTLNQLNLRFNSETDAVAYCKEIGLNYNIVEEDVTLRKKKKYGHRFRYRGDLVGEKEREVGIN, encoded by the exons atgttaaagaaatttttaatttcaagtATTGTTAAACCAACATTTCAAAGTAGAATTATAGCATCAACAACATTAAATGGTGGTGCAGGTAGAGCAACATTTTGTTCAGTTAATAGTATTAATCCAAATCCAACAGCAAGTCAAATTAAAGTTGATCAAGAAGATTTAGAAGTTGGTGAACATCTTGTTATTGATGATCCAAATCAACAAcatattaaatcatttttaaatggtgTTGAATTTAATGGTAAATCAGTAAACATCTATAGACCATCAAGAAATACAATGCAAACTGGTACACTTCGTACAAAGAAATGGGTCATTGAATTACCTTTTAATCCAAAATGGAATGATCGTTTAATGGGTTGGTGGGCTTCAAAAGATACtcttaatcaattaaatttaagatTTAATTCTGAAACTGATGCTGTTGCATATTGTAAAGAAATTG gtttaaattataatattgtcGAAGAAGATGTCACATTaagaaagaagaagaaatatGGTCACAGATTCAGATATAGAGGTGATTTAGTAggtgaaaaagaaagagaagttggtattaattaa